In Solanum lycopersicum chromosome 3, SLM_r2.1, the genomic stretch CCTGGCTGATTTGCTTATTCTTACACATCGCTTTTCCACCAGTTTCTATCACAAAGTCCAGGGAAGTTAAAAGCTGATACCAGAACAACGTTTAGAAGACAAAATATGATATGTAGGTTTCTGTCCAAATGAACAGCATCATATGTTTCTCTTCTTATCTTTTATGAACTGTTATTTAGTTCTGACTTCTGGGATTATTTTTGCTTCTGTACTTTTGTTGCTATTTGaagttttctttgttattttggaGCCTAAATCCATTGTTGTTCTTATCTTGCAAATCTTTACCTCAGCATTTGTTCCTACTACCAGCAACTCAGTTTCTACTGTTGCATCAGATATGCTGAACCACCAAATTTTAGTTGAGAACTGTTTTGTCCTTTTTCATCGGGTGGGGAGATCATGTTCCAACTCATGCCTGTGGAGATCAAAATTTCAATGCAGGGCTGGACGTAAATCAGCaattaaattttcctttttcttgtaATTGTATCGCTGAATGATTTGCTGTGCGAGTTCTTTCAACCACTTGATTGTTCTTTGGGCTTTGGAGAACAGACTTTGTTATGCGGCTTTCTGTTTcttgtttgatatttttacttGCTAGTAATCTTGGGCAAATCATACTAGTAGGTGGGGGATAACCAGGGAAATAGTACTGCTTCACTGAAGGGGAAGGCTGCCTGTACGAAATTTACAAGGATTAGTACCAATGGGAAGCAAAGCATCGTTTTGTGCGAACCCGTGACTGGCAGGACACATCAGGTaattaaaatgtgattttttacaattttctcGTATCATTTATGTCCACTCTTTAGTCTTTCCTCATCTAATTCAAAAGAGACACCTTTTtgcattttgttgaagatctcTTTGctctttatttatatactttttgaGTTGAATAATCTTTTTGCCCGAGTTATACCTCTGCTTATCATTCTAgctcttaattttctttttaataatccATAATTAACGTGTAATAGATatcattttttgttaaattgcttcttcaaattatttattccTTTAATATAAGGTACCTTTTGTCCTCCATTTTAATGGCCATTTCTATTTAACACTCTCTGGTTGAGGCATTTCTAGTGAATGTGGTTTCTGGAATTTGTCTTCCTGTTGGTTCGAGCAGTGGAAATTTTCTCTCTATAAGGATTATTAGCTTGTTATACCTAATGAAAGTTTCTTTGCAACAGATACGTGTGCATCTGCAATATACAGGTCATCCAATAGCCAATGATATGCTCTATATGTCTGAATTTGTGTCTAGTCGCGCTGCTGAAGGATTGAGCGCGGATAGAGCTGCAGCAAAATCATGTTCTCCTCCAGATCCCATCTCTCGAACTAGTGACATGGAAAATGACTCTAATGAAGATTTCAGCATTGATCCTATGTGTACAAATTGTCCAAATCTTGCTCCGAAAGGGTAAGGATGGTCTCTGTATTGCATAATTCTTGACAGGTCCGTTCTTGAGTGCACGTTCAACCTTAGAGTTACTGTCCATACAGGTCAAGGGTCTGTGGTGACCCTTAAATTTCGACAATTTAACCTGTTAGTCCTCTTAACAGTATTTGGATATGACTGACCTGGTAATATTGAAACATAGAAATTTGCTTAAGGAGTATTTAGAGGATACGTTTGTTGTGAATTTTTTAAGCCATAAAATACCTTGATGTCTGAAAGCCAAGAGACATCTTCCTTCTTAGCTATATCCAGGTTTTGCTCCTTAAGCCAATTGTTCCACAATGACCGCTTTCTCTTCTGCTATGCCATTGCCAGTTAGACCTATGAGCTCatctaaaataatgaattttcttGGTTATGATTCCCAAAACCACTAATATCCACATTTTGTTTGCATTTAAAAAACTTCACGTTCTTGGCTAACACATCTTATCTTGGTTGTTTTTCACTGAAGGGAACAACACCATTGTTGTATTCTTTCCATGAATCCCTCTGCTTCTAGCCAGATGCTCAAACTTAAGGTTACAGCACTTCCCTTTCCCTCTGTGTGATTAAGATCAATATAATTTAGTCAGAAGCGATCTTATCCTAAACCCGAAGATTAAGCACAGACCACTTTCAAAATAGAGTAAAAGTTAGACAAGAGAATTTGATATGACTGTAATACCCACCAAGATCAGTATACCAACTGTTTGCTATGGAAAATGTAGGCTGAAATGTTAAATATCCTATGTTCCAATAGTTCAAGGTCATCTTGGCACCAGAAAGTCATCAAAACACTGACGTGCTTACTGGTACTGAGTGTAAAATTACTAGTGCGCTTTAGCCTATATTTACGGAGTATTTTCCAGACAAATCTTCTTTGTTTGCTCATCTAAGATCTTGTCTTCTTTTATGACTAGATGGTTGGTAAGTTGGTGTGCCCCGTTGGTTGGTTTTAATGAGGGCTATTGTGAATTGTGGCTAGACTAGTCTGGTCGTTGTTTCAGTTGCAAAAAGTATAACTTGTGAGCTTGCTCTTGGTTGTGGAAGCCTTCTCATATCTGGCTTGATGCCCCTTGTTATTTAAAAATGCAGGtatgagggtaatgaagagggTCTATGGCTGCATTGTGTAAAATATTCGGGACCTGACTGGATATATGAATGTCCACATCCAGATTGGGCATCTTTAAGTTGATATGCACTTTCAACATTCATTAGGTCTGATTTCAGAACTTTGTTATTCTCTTGGTGCTTTGTGTCTTGTGCTCTGTTCATTCTTGTGCAGCGGTATGCACTGTGTCCTGGTAAACTCCTGGAGTTCTGGGAATTTCTTACCGGGGAGGCACCCATACAGTGTTTTGGTTGGATTGGCTACTTTGAATTTGGATTTACGGGAGGGGCTAGCTCTCGTATGCCTTATGAGTTCAATTGGTTTAAAAACAAGTGTTTGCAGCAattttgaaacaattaatgGACGTCGTCTGTGATTGGCTGAGGTGATTTTGTTTCACCTTCTTAATTTATTGGATTACGGAGAATCTACCCTTTTGTTTGTAAAACAGCATCACGTTGTCTTCGGCAGTTATTGTTGACTGGTTTCTGTTGTAAAATTGCAATATCAGGAAACAATCCTTATTTTACTTTCTATGAGTTTCCATCTATTGTTTTGTTTggttacattttctttttttgaagtttctttttgtttagttGATTAGATCTAAAAGATTAACTCAATAGTGAAAGCGACTATATGAATTGAAATGGCTGCTGCTTTGCGAAGAGCTTGTACGTGACGCTGGAAGAGGAGTACATGGTAATATTTTTGTTACAGGAGATGGTGTTTTAAGTTGGTTAAAATAGCTCCTGGAACAAGTTTCCGTTTTAATGTTCAGTCTATTTAAGTTAAATGATTATGTTaggtatttataattttaccccACATATGTCATCATCTTGTCACTTTCAGTCCTCAAGTTATGCCTTTTTGTCCATATTCAGATGAgaattggtaaaaaaaaaaaaaaatctactgCAACAATCATTTTCAATCATCAACAAAAAATTCTCCTTAGTTAACCCTAAGTTATAGAATTAGTCTAGCTGCAGTCCTTTATGACCAGTTCTGTTTTTTTTCACCAGTAACAAACGCAAGCGCCATTTTCCACTTAGTGTCCGTGCCTACATTAAGTTTTGACTAAATTCGGAATGTACATTGTAAGGCCCGTTCTGTGGTGGTGCTCCTAATAGGATTCTCTATACACCTGAGAGAAAGAGGAAGTGTTAGTTTGAGCTATCCAGGCTgcctcctttttctttttgcaaagttgaatgacatttttgaagtcCTTATTTACTCAGCCTCATCTCTCACTGAAGTCTGTTGACATAAATATGCCCTTCCTTCAGAattattacttaaattttatgcCAAAAAATAACGAAATTAGTACTAAAGATTGTGGAATTTCCCCCAAATGTCTGTCCTTTACCAGACCAAAGCATTAAAGAGTAAGTTAAGCATTAATGCATGTACCAGATCATCTAatatcctttctttttttttaatccacCCAATTCCAGAAGGATAATAGTTCCCACTTCCGCTCTCAATCACTTGAACAAGTGAAGTAAATGAGGGGTACTTTTGTATCAATTTccactttaaaaatattttagatccTTCTCCGATtgatttttggtatttttacctttttatcattaattttgaaatatgctACGTAATCTTCAAGACTTCATACCCCATAAACTTAGGATATATGCAATTTATTCCATCGAAAAACCTTTTTTAACACGTTTCATAAAGGATTGAACACAAACCACAGTGATTGAGAAAATCTAGAGAATGAGTTTTTACGAGGTAAGTCAATATTCTAAATTTCTCACGAGTTTCATACATAATCTATCAATTTTTTGGGAAGTTTAAATTTACatgtattttttactattaacTCTTTATTCTATCTTCCgaaacaattttaaatatactaGAAATGTATGAAGGAGGGCCAGAAGGTACATTTTCCCTAATCTAAACGTTGAGGGTACCTTATATATTCCCCACTTTGATATTTGACAATTTCCCAATTTTTTTCTAGTTCAAACGAAACCAAAACTGTTGATTTTTAAAGCTATACCAGAACTTGCCTAAACCTATATATATGGATGGCAGCATGAAATTAGAtgcaaatagtaaaaaaaagtttacaATTATGCAACctaatgataaatattaatgaagtaTGTTCCAACAATTCcatcaaataaatcataagaAGTCTCTAGCAGCctaattaaaggaaaaagaatcctattgataattcatttattaattaatcaagtatTAGCCTAATGCTCGTGACATAATTAGATTCAATGTATCAAGTAAATCATAGGAGGACCCCCTTGTGTTTACTGGTAGgacaataattttgataaactactaaaattatcatttaataCGGAATCATGATGTATATTAGTAATGTTGAGctagtttctttttttatttgattgtttGGTTTGTTGTATTGAATGAATAGGGTTATTGAGTGTATTTATAAGAATAAGAATGGTAGCCACATTGTTATACCTACAATATATAAGAATAATACTTGAATAAATTGAAAACACTAAACCATGGatgattaaataatatcaaagCTAATAACACATGTAAGTATTGGGTTCTCCATGCAAGTAATATGGTATGGCGATGGTTCGAATTAATTCTAATAGTACTGGAAATTACACTAATGTGCAACTTAATTAGTTATAATATGTTATCAATCTAGTTTTTATGTTAAATTCAAGTAAATACAAAATGCATCACCGCtatataattatcttttaatcCTTTTATATTATCATATCATCGGAAgaatagttaaaatataaattttataatcttaaaagcatgataaaaatgaaatatgtaaaATCTATTGTAATGATGGAGGGGTTAAGGCGTCACCCTGACCTGTGCATTGCTCCAAAAAATCCAATCTTACAAGTGAAGGAAGTAGATATTTGTTAATAGTGAGCATAGCTGCACATAGTTTATATTTGAGTGGTCAGTTAGACATTATTCTatcgaaaaaaaattatacgagTAATATGtacgaaaaattatatatagtctaatttataaatatattaaattttagatatcTTAAACGAAATTTTTTGACTTCATTGTATTCGTATCGGTGAGAATAGAACAGTTGTATAAGTAACTTGTAGAGGGACTACTCCTTTAGAATGTAAATCATGGACATTTAATAAATCAACCACAAAATATACAATCAAACTGTTGTATTTAGCCATGATCAAATGCCTAATTATTCTTTTGAGCTCTAATCGGCCCCAAGCATGATAGTTCTTCAATGTCATTCTTCATTAAGTTTTTAACTAAATTCTTGTGTAGTACGTGCgtgtgtatatatttatatatatatcgcGAAATTAGGTCAATCTTGAATGTTTATAACTTTGAAACTCCTTCATGGTATATACTACATTAGACTTTGTGTGAGAAGGAGTTATATGTAAAATCAACTTAACTAATCAAATGacataaaattatacaaaatttaatatatatttaaattagatGAGAAAGAGCTAACGTACACATTTCTCTTGAATATAACACTTTTTTTCGTACTTGTTGTCTGTGATATCTGAGAAATATATGATACTGCTGCTTCAAAATCGAAGATCTCATGATTAAAGTATATAAAAGTGGAAAGGATAAAAACTAAAGTATAGAGAGATGTATACCTATAATTAGGAGAACTATAACAATCGTGGAAGAAGAAAATGTATCAAAAGTCAAAAAGGTGAGAGAGAGTGCAACTGAAATCTAGCTGTGATCCCATTTAATTTAGCTGGAATGTCCTCCATCTTCGTAGTGGATGGTATACACTTAACACGTAATAACGTGGCGAAATGAGAAATTTCATTAACGATATTTAAGATTTGATGTGTGTAATATAAAAGTAGTTTTTGATATACAGTATCATTTTCTgtataacaaatatatttttccaatCTAATGTGCGCCATTCGAGATAATGAGAAGTTGAACccttaaattttacaaattttcttgtagttttatgtcattttattctatattttttgtaCCGTCccctttatattttgttttaattatggGACTACTCTGATATATAATGGCTAATGCTATATATTTCCACAACATTTTGGTAAAGATTATGTGTTAATACATCCCGGTTTCTCCTTTATTAATGTATCATTACGTACATCTAACACTAATTGACGAAGATAATCTGTTCTAGTTTTTTTGACAATAATGGCCCTAGTGAATTAACCTCaaactgaaaaataaaatagtgttTTATGATATTCATCCAATACAAATATAGGGGTGTGTATGTGTACGTATATAAAAGATTTCAGTGAAGTTAACCTCAGTATAAAAACgaaaattaatatatagaaCATACATCAAACTTATTAGatctataagaaaattaatgtatattccttttcctttttagtctgtttcaaaatgaatgatctttttctttttttgacaatattttaatttcagtttttcaCTTGACATGTTTAacaccacaagattaaagagcAATTctgtacatttgacataacttcaATTTAGGACCATAAGATTCAAAagctttctttattttctttaactctATGTCAAGTTAAACTATGTCACTCTTTTTAAAACGGAGGGAGTAGAGGATGAAATATATTCCTGATTTGAAGtgtatgaaattttatattacatTAAACTTATTAGATTTCAAAGCTAATTACTTATTATcatatctaagtcaaaaatGTGTTCTCTCTACCCGCTAAAACATGCAAAgtagtttttgaaaaataatactctcttcgttttattttatgtgacaaTATTTGATTCGATACGGAGTTTCAGaaataatgaagattttgaaatgtttatCAAATTGCCCTTCAAAAAAGTAATTCATTTTTCACTCTCCTCGTAAATGTATTAGAAAATTAAGTGGAACCAATAAGGGTAAGAGAAATTATACCTTTAAATACTTACCATATAAGGAAATATGATATTCTTTTTGTGactaatcaaaaagaaaatgatgatgCCACATAAAATGAGCGGAGAAAGTAATAATTAAGCAAACATTCAATCCGatctaatatacatatataccaactcttttaaaaatagaaatatattatCTATATTTTGCACTAAATAAATGGATATTCAGATGATAGTACGGATATTCGAATTACCAATACTCTTTTGTGTGTAATTTTTCATGAATTCTTTCTTTGTGTACTAAgcttattttgactttttaatttgtattcttATATATTCTTGATGCCATTGATAACATGAATATCCATATTATCCATCGGGTATCCATTTTTTGAATGGGTCAGAtactttattcatttttttgaacTCTTTTTGACTCGTTCATATATGATTAATTCAATTCATTGTCatttttattagtaataatttaaaatttcagatGAGATGATTACGTGATCCGATTAACTTTTTAAggataaaaattgatttattcTAAGCATAGACAATTTGTTCTAACAAATTAATCATGACCTCACCAGAAAACATAAATCTGAAAACCATCAGCTCTTTGTGAATAGTAACACTAGTCACCTAAAAGCAAAAATGTAACATAAAATTTGACCAACATAATTGGCTATGCATATACATTATTGTACttgaagaatatgaattatattcCTAATCTTTGTCACCATATACGCACGAGACATTGATATGATATAGTGGCCATATATTCAAGTTGAAATATCTTTTGCTTTCTAGTCATTGAACACTATACATAGAATCTCAATCTTCAAGGATTTTTCCATTTTTGGCTTTGGCATCTACTAAAGAGCTATCACTTGAAgggagaaatatatcaaaaccaTTAAGtgctttgaaaaaaaataaaattattcacaAATGTGAAAGGGCTTGAACAAGTGGATTTAGAGTACATTGAAAGATAAAAAGACATTACCCTATATTTATGTCTCCTTTGCCTGCCATAAATGctaattgatatttatttatttttggttagAGATAGACACGgtgaaaattaatgtaatcgatattaatttgaaaattcatttgATCGATATTAATTTATTCAGATTGATAcattgttattgttatgatGATAGTTATAATATGTACGTACGGATGTAACTAAtcctattaagaaaaaaaatgcattttGTCATCTACATCTTGtcacattaatttattttgccaTGTCAGATTCAGTTTAGTGATAAATATTGTTTAATGATTTTAGAAGAAAGTCGTTAATTAAGTTCAGTGATTTTAGTGATACAAACTAAAGTTTAGTGACTTTacaagataattttttatagttCAGTaaccttttaaaatattaagtataatattattagagatattttaaaataatttatataaatattacttttattcTACTTTAGGATTCTACATGAATGGTATaagttataacatttaaattttcaatattcaatAATATGTCTTTCatccaaattaattaaatgcactacaaaaacaaaagaattgaAAACATATACGTCGATAgctaaataacaaaatttaatgcAAATCATATTTAACAATTGTTTaatcattaataatattaaaaattgttaGCTGAAATTAAAATCTTTTGGTGCAGTCACTGTCATCTTTTGTGCTGTTATGCTGGATGTGTCGCGCAAGATATTTTGTCATTATTAAAACATGCTTTATGATGTATTACATAAAtaggatattatgaatatgaaccCATAAATTAACATAacgagtaaaaaaaaaaaaaaaagaatcattaaGGGTCAATTTAATTGCTAATTTATGAGACCAACAGAACAAGTGTAAAGTTCAATTTTTAGCATAATATTTGTAAGCTTGTGGTAATTTGTCACTAAGGTTGCTATTTGCTATTAGGCCTTTGTAATTAAAAAGATCAGTGGGGTTTCAAAATTGACCTGAAAACATAtgcaaaaaatggaaaaaaatatcacttttgTAAAGTCAACATTCTTAAGCACAAGTTGGGAACATGAATTGTGGTGAataattgagattttttttatttgattactttgtttcaatgtaaatattaaataaacacCCTGATTTAGTAATTGCTAGCAATTATGATTAGACCgaactcttcttttttttttaataataaaataaaataaaatttcgccatataaaaaaataattatttaattatttagtttaacATATTTACAATACGATATAATACTATACACTATTAACAAACGGCCGAACAAAGTGTAACTGATAATAAACAATACTTTCCCATCTTTCTGGAgtcaaattttgttttgtttgttttcttctctttaatttaatttaatttaatgtagTTAAATATCTTGAGAGATAAGAGGCATTTTTGCATGGCCAAACacgtaaaataataatactatataGTTGTCATTTCCATATACTTCAGCTCTATATggagaaaaaattaaagttgaaacGGATTTATGCCGCTCTTtttatagttaaaaaaataaaattaaacctGGATAATAGTACTATTAAgtttaaaaggaaaagaaaaagggaataTGGGAAACAAAAAAAGATACTAATATATATTGGAATAGAAAGATTCATTCATTAATACGTTAGAATTTAGATACAATTAGAATAAAATCCAAACACTGAAGGCATAATCAAACTTAATTAGGCACACACAATCAGACCTATGACTAATAATTATCAAGTAGTACATAATAACATAACATTAATTAGATAAttatcacttaattaattaaccaaaCTTGTAGACTTCATGATAATAATTAAGAGGCCTCTATGATTGCCTTTGGCTTAATCATCATGTCTTCATTAATAATCACATTAAGTTGAGGCAGATTAATTTCATTCTTCAGCTCATTACCAGTAACCATTGGAATTATTTCTGAACACACAATTGCACTCAACTTCACAACATCAATAATTTGATCTTTTAGTATTTCTTCAGAAAGCTTAAGCTCTTTATCATCAGCAACAATTTCTGTTACTTCTAATTTCACTTCTTTCGTCACCTTTTTCGCGTTCTTGTAAATCAAATAAAGAGTCATTTGAATCACTCCAAGGCTAAATCCCAACACGTTTGGTatctatttcaaaaataaaaattagaaatcattagaacatttaaataaataaaaatttaaaagtttaaagtttcatattttttaacttaCAGCAATATTGTAATCTTTACGTAGAAGACCATATAAAAACCACATAACGGcacttaatgttagaaaaaatgATAGTTGAAATGGCATATACTCCACACTTTTGGTCCTTATAACTTGTCGCTGcattcaaaacaaaaagaatgttCAAATAAATGTGATTTTAACGAAAAtggaaataataattaagatacGTGCAAATTGACTCAGATACTTACGAGAACACCCAAAGGTGCAACGAAgacacaaaatgaaaaaataaggcAAATCCATCCAACAATTTGAGCACGGTTAGATCCTTTTGCGAAAAATTGAGTTAGAAAAATGATTAAGCCCAAACCAACGACGTTCATTGAAAGAAGTAGTTTCATCGTGTCCATCTaggtaaaaaaaaagttcaatggttagtaaaataatatttgaacgTACAATATcgagtttatttttatttatacatgtTATATAGTACGTACCTTGGCTTTTTTTGTGGCGTAAAATAGGAAGAAGCAAATATAAAAAGTTTGAATAAAACATCCAACAGAGTTAATGGTAATGAGAAGAGTTGTATCAGGTTTAAGAAATGCATAGTAAATCCAAAGCATGGCACTGAATAATCCAACGACGTAAGGAACTGATTGGAACCCTTCTGTTGATTTCTTCTTGTAAATCTTATAAAACGTTGGCCtgaaattaacaaaatatttaattaaactcATAACGTTACGTTCATTTTATTTtcgaaaaaagaagaagaaattaagaAGCATTTACGTTGCATGGCTGAGAATATACTTACACTGGAGCAAGGTAGACCATGAAGGAGACAATGTTtcctataatatatatataaaaaaaataaaaatccaattTAGTGATAGTATTTAGAACGAGGATAACatgaaattaaatcaaatccaaGAATGGATTTCTAGATAATGTGTGTCTATATGTGAAATGTGTTTCAAGACAAATGTTTCCAAGTGGAAAAGATAATGAAACGAGGTAATTTCCATGAAAGAATCCATTAAAGTTTGGTGCAATAGCACTAAAAAGAGAAGATATAATAACATAGACACAATGTCTTTGTACGTAGAATaactaaatattataatttagtaatatCAGTGGAAAGTCTCCCCTTAACTTTTCTACCCTTTTGAGCATAcgtttattttgaaatattttgggCGGGAGAGAGTGAAAGTGTGTACgaataaaatgagaaaactatgataaataaataaatatattgtgtTATTCTTTTACCTAGGAGGCCAAATACAAAAGCCAAATGAGTCGTCATATTCTCTTCTAAAcagaaaacaaataaacaatattCTCTAACTCTTGTTAGTTAGTGAAAAATAACTCTTTGTATGTAGCTTACAAGCACATTTCGAAACAATGCAAGAATGAGCCATTTATATAGTGGatcatcaattttattattttttaaaaaagaacctAGATTCAAAGACCTAAAGTCTATGTAACATAACAATCcttttcactattttttattattattattaacctTTACAGTTGTTAAAAAGCATTGTATTTATGAGAAATTGAAATTGCTTTCCTAGGGCTAATGCTCCATTTAACcatatttagttattttctaCCTTAGACAGAGCCCCTTACCAGCTCATATAATTTCTATAATGGAAAAATACTCAAAACCAAATTGGACCCCACAATTTTTCTTTATGATGTGTCAACCACCAAATCCAATTGAGCTTAAGGTTTACAACTCACACTATAACTGTTTTGGTAGGGTTTGATACCTATAACTTAAAAGCATAGCAATGACCTTATTCAGTAAATTAAAAAGTTGTCTCCAAGACCAATAGTGTGTTGACACGTCAGCATCAATAATATATGTGGAGGAGGAATCATTCATCAAGTGGATCCACTATATTATTAAAACTTATTATAATGTTCtatgtattttctttaatttcctcCTTGGGTTATATTTGAATGTTGCTATGGATCAGCCTGCTTTTTCCTATTGAGATGAGATATTCAAATTGTCAAAGTTGTGAGCAGCCCAACCCACTACTATTGTATGAAAATAACATGAGCTAAGAATTTGCCCACATAAGTTTGTTCACTTCACCTAGTTGCCATTTGCCATCTACAAGGAagtaactataaaaatttatcgATAATTTCTAGCGAATTTATCGTGAAAATAATCCAAACTAGTTGAATTTTCATAGAATTCATAACTATATGAGATTCACATGAAAATTTGATTGTTTAACTATGAAATTTTATCAGTCGATATAGTAAACCAACCACAAAGAAAACTCAATTAAAAGCAGCTTGACTTatcaatccaaataaatataaattttactagCATCacgataaataaaatataatataagattTCATTATTTGCATTTTATTTCCGATTCTCTTAATTAATCATGTTGTCACAAATTCAATAtctatttaattagttttctaTTAGAGTAGAAAATATAAAGTAcgtataattatttatatgattctGAATTATGTGAGAATGAATATTTTTTGAGTCATTTGGTTAATgccttttcaaatttcaattatcATTAGATCCATATTGC encodes the following:
- the LOC101265318 gene encoding bidirectional sugar transporter SWEET14, with translation MTTHLAFVFGLLGNIVSFMVYLAPVPTFYKIYKKKSTEGFQSVPYVVGLFSAMLWIYYAFLKPDTTLLITINSVGCFIQTFYICFFLFYATKKAKMDTMKLLLSMNVVGLGLIIFLTQFFAKGSNRAQIVGWICLIFSFCVFVAPLGVLRQVIRTKSVEYMPFQLSFFLTLSAVMWFLYGLLRKDYNIAIPNVLGFSLGVIQMTLYLIYKNAKKVTKEVKLEVTEIVADDKELKLSEEILKDQIIDVVKLSAIVCSEIIPMVTGNELKNEINLPQLNVIINEDMMIKPKAIIEAS